Proteins encoded within one genomic window of Oryza brachyantha chromosome 7, ObraRS2, whole genome shotgun sequence:
- the LOC102710998 gene encoding uncharacterized protein LOC102710998, whose translation MGNCNCLERARAKVTAWAGEDDGTGEDDYWGAAAAEFSGGVAQGALSTRKEKDGGGGGASSPTRRVRIRMTKGQLRRLLDGAGRGSAVEDVVAEIMSMGDVHVEPVEADTHGPPPSKLETIQEDMDE comes from the coding sequence ATGGGTAACTGCAACTGCTTGGAGCGGGCGAGGGCGAAGGTGACGGCTTGggccggggaggacgacggcaCCGGCGAAGATGACTActggggagcggcggcggcggagttctCCGGCGGAGTGGCGCAAGGCGCGCTGTCgacgaggaaggagaaggacggcggcggaggcggtgcgaGTTCGCCGACGAGGCGCGTGAGGATCCGGATGACCAAGGGCCAGCTCCGGCGGCTGCTGGACGGCGCCGGGAGGGGGTCGGCGGTCGAGGACGTCGTCGCGGAGATCATGAGCATGGGTGACGTGCACGTCGAGCCAGTGGAGGCGGACACCCacgggccgccgccgtccaagCTGGAGACGATACAGGAAGACATGGACGAGTAG